A DNA window from Arachis duranensis cultivar V14167 chromosome 3, aradu.V14167.gnm2.J7QH, whole genome shotgun sequence contains the following coding sequences:
- the LOC107477239 gene encoding pentatricopeptide repeat-containing protein At1g50270: protein MLLNIVSLRNRVVSLLNAHQTLRQSKQIQSIILTSSLSQDTIFLCNLFHLQCQNSHLALPFNTILHAPTTRLLNKMIATFSHLPQTTFLCYSSLRSNGVVPDKHTFPLLLKVFSSPNIFRQDPSMLFAQVIKFGFNLDQFVCNGLVSAFANSGFLESARKVFDESSSRDVVAWTALINGYVKNQCPREALECFMKMRSLGIGVDGVTVVAILRAASLAGNASFGKWVHGFYVVAGRVCLDAHVCSALVDMYFKCDLCGDACKVFDEYPYRNVVSWTVLIAGYVHCNRFKDAIRVFWDKVWDDIVPNEFTLTSVLSACAHIGALDHGKLVHQYIESSTKANLNSAIGTALVDMYAKCGCIDEALRIFEKLQVKNVFTWTAMINGMAVNGEASKALELFSHMLTSGIHPNEVTFIGVLAACSHGGFVEEGKKLFELMIKVYHLKPKMDHYGCMVDLLGRAGYLEDAKHIIDNMPMKPGPGVLGALFGACMIHKDYEMGEIIGKSLINLQPNHSGRYALLANLYSMCQNWEGAALMRKLMKGTKVEKTPGCSWIEVNGLIHEFKAFDHSHNESSDVYSMLDKLVLQLKLVRVCEDFSLLES, encoded by the coding sequence ATGTTGTTAAACATAGTTTCATTACGCAACAGAGTTGTGTCCCTTCTAAACGCACACCAAACCTTGCGACAATCGAAGCAGATTCAATCCATCATCCTCACTTCTTCTCTCTCACAAGACAcaatcttcctctgcaacctcTTTCATCTCCAATGTCAAAATTCCCATCTTGCCCTTCCCTTCAACACCATCCTCCATGCTCCCACCACTCGCCTCCTCAACAAAATGATCGCAACCTTCTCCCACCTCCCTCAAACCACCTTTCTCTGCTACTCCTCATTGCGATCAAACGGCGTCGTTCCGGACAAACACACCTTCCCTTTGCTCCTCAAGGTTTTCTCTAGCCCCAATATTTTTCGTCAAGACCCATCTATGCTTTTTGCTCAAGTTATCAAATTTGGCTTCAACCTTGATCAATTCGTTTGTAACGGTCTTGTTTCGGCGTTTGCGAATTCTGGGTTTCTTGAGAGTGCACGCAAGGTGTTTGATGAAAGTTCCAGTAGGGACGTTGTTGCTTGGACTGCGTTAATCAATGGGTATGTGAAGAATCAGTGTCCTCGGGAGGCACTAGAGTGTTTTATGAAGATGAGATCTTTGGGGATTGGAGTTGATGGGGTCACTGTTGTTGCCATTCTTCGTGCTGCGTCGTTGGCAGGTAATGCTTCGTTTGGAAAATGGGTTCATGGATTCTATGTTGTAGCAGGGAGAGTGTGTTTAGATGCTCATGTTTGCAGCGCCCTTGTGGATATGTATTTCAAGTGCGATCTTTGTGGTGATGCATGCAAAGTATTTGATGAATATCCTTATAGAAATGTAGTATCTTGGACTGTGCTTATAGCTGGTTATGTGCATTGTAACAGGTTCAAAGACGCGATTCGAGTATTTTGGGACAAGGTTTGGGATGATATTGTGCCTAATGAATTCACGCTAACGAGTGTTCTTAGTGCTTGTGCTCACATAGGAGCATTGGATCACGGAAAGTTGGTTCATCAGTACATAGAGAGTAGTACTAAGGCAAATTTGAATTCAGCAATTGGGACGGCATTGGTGGATATGTATGCAAAATGTGGATGCATAGATGAGGCTTTGAGGATATTCGAAAAGTTGCAAGTTAAGAATGTCTTCACTTGGACAGCAATGATTAATGGGATGGCTGTTAACGGGGAAGCCTCAAAAGCGTTGGAGCTCTTCTCGCACATGTTGACGAGTGGCATTCATCCTAATGAAGTTACCTTCATTGGTGTCCTTGCTGCATGTTCTCATGGCGGTTTTGTAGAGGAAGGGAAAAAGTTATTCGAGTTGATGATCAAAGTGTATCATTTGAAGCCGAAAATGGACCATTATGGTTGCATGGTTGATCTGCTTGGTCGCGCAGGGTACTTAGAAGATGCAAAGCACATAATTGATAACATGCCAATGAAGCCTGGTCCTGGTGTTTTGGGAGCTTTATTTGGTGCCTGCATGATCCACAAGGATTATGAGATGGGTGAAATTATCGGTAAGTCTTTGATAAATTTGCAGCCGAACCATAGTGGAAGATATGCACTTCTGGCAAACTTGTATTCAATGTGTCAAAACTGGGAAGGAGCTGCACTTATGAGGAAGCTCATGAAAGGAACAAAGGTAGAGAAAACTCCAGGGTGCAGTTGGATAGAAGTGAATGGTTTGATTCATGAGTTTAAAGCGTTTGATCATTCACATAATGAATCATCTGATGTATATTCGATGTTGGATAAATTAGTGTTGCAACTGAAACTAGTTCGAGTGTGTGAAGATTTTAGCCTACTTGAATCTTAA
- the LOC107477159 gene encoding ADP-ribosylation factor GTPase-activating protein AGD4 isoform X2, with translation MIDRLAEFMNVDLQEAKDSRKRFDKAMHSYDQSREKFVSLKKNTPEDVVAELEEDLQNSKSAFEKSRFNLVHSLMNIEVKKKYEFLESISAIMDAHLRYFKLGYELLSQMEPYIHQVLTCAQQSKELANIEQDKLAKRIQEYRTQAELESTRASNNTEPLPGADGTHVVGLNTYKGFEGGMQPAAKGEVQTVKQGYLLKRSSSSRGDWKRRFFVLDNQGSLFYYSMKGPKPKGAQSYNYNRPPEQNSGMFGRFRSRHNRSSSQNEDALGCCSIDLCTSSIKMDAEDTDLRLCFRIISPSKTYTLQAENEADRMDWVNKITGAVTSLFNSHFLQQPRYDRENRNSATGASSTSQSEDGDKYLMDDIYPKEVHSVSKILRGIPGNDKCAECSAADPDWASLNLGILLCIECSGVHRNLGVHISKVRSITLDVKVWEPTILDLFDKLGNAYCNSIWEGMLLLGNERVGESNGPAKPCFMDAFQDKEKYIQAKYVQKSLIIREEDVPGNPSVSVRIWLAVQAMNVREVYRLIVISNSNVVNTKYDDVVSHADAKALDLECIILEGHEQDSESCLSIKQTNETQKCFHGWSLLHLACHSEHALMVELLLQFAADVNMQDYHGRTPLHHCITGGKNSLAKFLLRRGARPSVKDAGGLTVLERAMEMGAITDEELFIMLAEHQ, from the exons ATGATTGACCGGCTCGCGGAGTTTATGAATGTTGATTTGCAAGAGgcaaag GATTCTCGGAAACGTTTTGACAAAGCTATGCATTCTTACGATCAG TCACGAGAAAAATTTGTATCTTTGAAGAAAAATACGCCGGAAGACGTTGTTGCTGAATTAGAAGAG GATCTACAAAATTCGAAGTCAGCATTTGAAAAAAGTCGCTTCAATCTA GTACACTCTCTCATGAATATCGAAGTGAAAAAGAAGTATGAGTTCTTGGAGTCCATTAGTGCGATAATGGATGCTCATCTAAGATACTTTAAGCTG GGCTATGAGTTATTGAGCCAAATGGAACCGTATATTCACCAG GTGTTAACATGTGCACAACAATCTAAAGAACTGGCTAATATTGAACAAGATAAGCTTGCAAAACGAATCCAAGAATATAGAACACAGGCCGAGTTGGAAAGCACACGAGCTTCTAACAACACGGAACCCTTGCCAGGTGCTGATGGCACACATGTTGTAGGTTTGAACACTTACAAAGGCTTTGAAGGAGGGATGCAGCCTGCGGCCAAAGGGGAG GTTCAAACAGTTAAACAGGGCTATCTATTAAAACGCTCTTCAAGCTCACGAGGAGATTGGAAACGGAGGTTCTTTGTACTTGATAACCAGGggagtttattttattacaGCATGAAGGGACCCAAACCCAAG GGTGCTCagtcatataattataatcgTCCTCCTGAACAAAATAGTGGCATGTTTGGTAGATTTCGATCAAGGCACAACAGGTCATCATCACAAAATGAGGATGCTTTGGGTTGTTGTTCAATTGATCTGTGCACATCCTCTATAAAGATGGATGCAGAGGATACAGATCTACGTCTTTGCTTCCGTATAATTTCTCCCTCAAAAACATATACACTGCAG GCAGAAAATGAAGCTGATAGGATGGACTGGGTAAACAAAATTACTGGGGCTGTCACGTCGCTCTTTAATTCTCACTTTCTTCAACAG CCTCGTTatgatagagaaaatagaaactCAGCAACTGGTGCTTCGTCAACTAGTCAATCAGAGGATGGTGACAAATATTTGATGGATGACATATATCCAAAGGAAGTCCATAGTGTCTCTAAGATTTTAAGGGGAATTCCTGGGAATGATAAATGTGCTGAATGCAGTGCTGCTGATCCGGACTGGGCATCTTTAAACCTTGGCATATTACTCTGTATAGAATGCTCTGGAGTGCATCGAAATCTTGGAGTTCATATCTCGAAG GTGAGATCTATAACATTAGATGTTAAGGTATGGGAGCCTACTATTTTGGATTTATTTGATAAGTTGGGTAATGCTTATTGTAATTCGATATGGGAAGGCATGCTTCTACTTGGTAATGAAAG AGTAGGTGAATCAAATGGGCCAGCAAAACCATGTTTCATGGATGCCTTCCAAGATAAGGAAAAGTACATACAGGCAAAG TATGTACAGAAATCATTAATTATCAGAGAAGAGGATGTTCCCGGGAATCCTTCAGTTTCTGTAAGAATCTGGCTAGCGGTTCAAGCTATGAATGTACGAGAAGTATATCGCCTTATTGTAATCTCAAACTCAAATGTAGTAAATACGAAATATGATGATGTGGTTTCCCATGCTGATGCTAAAGCCCTGGACTTAGAATGTATTATATTGGAAGGCCATGAGCAGGATTCTGAATCTTGCCTCAGCATTAAACAGACTAATGAGACACAGAAGTGTTTCCATGGTTGGTCATTATTACATCTAGCATGTCATTCTGAACATGCACTAATGGTTGAGTTGTTACTTCAATTTGCTGCTGATGTAAACATGCAAGACTATCATGGTAGAACACCCTTGCACCATTGCATCACCGGTGGAAAAAATTCACTGGCGAAGTTTCTGTTGAGAAG GGGTGCTAGACCGTCAGTTAAAGATGCCGGCGGACTCACTGTACTTGAAAGAGCAATGGAGATGGGGGCAATAACCGACGAAGAACTATTCATCATGCTTGCTGAACACCAGTAA
- the LOC107477159 gene encoding ADP-ribosylation factor GTPase-activating protein AGD2 isoform X1 — protein sequence MMASAFVKLDDSPMFQKQVLSLEANADELKDRCQKLFKGCKKFMTALGEAYNGEIGFADSLEIFGGGLDDPVSVSIGGPVISRFVTTLRELATFKELLRSQVEHVMIDRLAEFMNVDLQEAKDSRKRFDKAMHSYDQSREKFVSLKKNTPEDVVAELEEDLQNSKSAFEKSRFNLVHSLMNIEVKKKYEFLESISAIMDAHLRYFKLGYELLSQMEPYIHQVLTCAQQSKELANIEQDKLAKRIQEYRTQAELESTRASNNTEPLPGADGTHVVGLNTYKGFEGGMQPAAKGEVQTVKQGYLLKRSSSSRGDWKRRFFVLDNQGSLFYYSMKGPKPKGAQSYNYNRPPEQNSGMFGRFRSRHNRSSSQNEDALGCCSIDLCTSSIKMDAEDTDLRLCFRIISPSKTYTLQAENEADRMDWVNKITGAVTSLFNSHFLQQPRYDRENRNSATGASSTSQSEDGDKYLMDDIYPKEVHSVSKILRGIPGNDKCAECSAADPDWASLNLGILLCIECSGVHRNLGVHISKVRSITLDVKVWEPTILDLFDKLGNAYCNSIWEGMLLLGNERVGESNGPAKPCFMDAFQDKEKYIQAKYVQKSLIIREEDVPGNPSVSVRIWLAVQAMNVREVYRLIVISNSNVVNTKYDDVVSHADAKALDLECIILEGHEQDSESCLSIKQTNETQKCFHGWSLLHLACHSEHALMVELLLQFAADVNMQDYHGRTPLHHCITGGKNSLAKFLLRRGARPSVKDAGGLTVLERAMEMGAITDEELFIMLAEHQ from the exons ATGATGGCTTCGGCGTTCGTCAAGCTCGATGATTCTCCAATGTTCCAGAAGCAG GTATTGTCTCTTGAAGCAAATGCTGATGAGTTAAAGGATCGGTGCCAGAAGTTGTTCAAAGGATGTAAGAAGTTTAT GACAGCTTTGGGGGAAGCATATAATGGAGAAATTGGCTTTGCTGATTCATTAGAAATATTTGGCGGTGGCCTGGATGACCCTGTTAGTGTGTCAATTGGAG GACCGGTCATATCTAGATTTGTTACTACATTACGTGAGCTAGCTACTTTTAAAGAGCTTCTTCGTTCGCAG GTTGAACATGTGATGATTGACCGGCTCGCGGAGTTTATGAATGTTGATTTGCAAGAGgcaaag GATTCTCGGAAACGTTTTGACAAAGCTATGCATTCTTACGATCAG TCACGAGAAAAATTTGTATCTTTGAAGAAAAATACGCCGGAAGACGTTGTTGCTGAATTAGAAGAG GATCTACAAAATTCGAAGTCAGCATTTGAAAAAAGTCGCTTCAATCTA GTACACTCTCTCATGAATATCGAAGTGAAAAAGAAGTATGAGTTCTTGGAGTCCATTAGTGCGATAATGGATGCTCATCTAAGATACTTTAAGCTG GGCTATGAGTTATTGAGCCAAATGGAACCGTATATTCACCAG GTGTTAACATGTGCACAACAATCTAAAGAACTGGCTAATATTGAACAAGATAAGCTTGCAAAACGAATCCAAGAATATAGAACACAGGCCGAGTTGGAAAGCACACGAGCTTCTAACAACACGGAACCCTTGCCAGGTGCTGATGGCACACATGTTGTAGGTTTGAACACTTACAAAGGCTTTGAAGGAGGGATGCAGCCTGCGGCCAAAGGGGAG GTTCAAACAGTTAAACAGGGCTATCTATTAAAACGCTCTTCAAGCTCACGAGGAGATTGGAAACGGAGGTTCTTTGTACTTGATAACCAGGggagtttattttattacaGCATGAAGGGACCCAAACCCAAG GGTGCTCagtcatataattataatcgTCCTCCTGAACAAAATAGTGGCATGTTTGGTAGATTTCGATCAAGGCACAACAGGTCATCATCACAAAATGAGGATGCTTTGGGTTGTTGTTCAATTGATCTGTGCACATCCTCTATAAAGATGGATGCAGAGGATACAGATCTACGTCTTTGCTTCCGTATAATTTCTCCCTCAAAAACATATACACTGCAG GCAGAAAATGAAGCTGATAGGATGGACTGGGTAAACAAAATTACTGGGGCTGTCACGTCGCTCTTTAATTCTCACTTTCTTCAACAG CCTCGTTatgatagagaaaatagaaactCAGCAACTGGTGCTTCGTCAACTAGTCAATCAGAGGATGGTGACAAATATTTGATGGATGACATATATCCAAAGGAAGTCCATAGTGTCTCTAAGATTTTAAGGGGAATTCCTGGGAATGATAAATGTGCTGAATGCAGTGCTGCTGATCCGGACTGGGCATCTTTAAACCTTGGCATATTACTCTGTATAGAATGCTCTGGAGTGCATCGAAATCTTGGAGTTCATATCTCGAAG GTGAGATCTATAACATTAGATGTTAAGGTATGGGAGCCTACTATTTTGGATTTATTTGATAAGTTGGGTAATGCTTATTGTAATTCGATATGGGAAGGCATGCTTCTACTTGGTAATGAAAG AGTAGGTGAATCAAATGGGCCAGCAAAACCATGTTTCATGGATGCCTTCCAAGATAAGGAAAAGTACATACAGGCAAAG TATGTACAGAAATCATTAATTATCAGAGAAGAGGATGTTCCCGGGAATCCTTCAGTTTCTGTAAGAATCTGGCTAGCGGTTCAAGCTATGAATGTACGAGAAGTATATCGCCTTATTGTAATCTCAAACTCAAATGTAGTAAATACGAAATATGATGATGTGGTTTCCCATGCTGATGCTAAAGCCCTGGACTTAGAATGTATTATATTGGAAGGCCATGAGCAGGATTCTGAATCTTGCCTCAGCATTAAACAGACTAATGAGACACAGAAGTGTTTCCATGGTTGGTCATTATTACATCTAGCATGTCATTCTGAACATGCACTAATGGTTGAGTTGTTACTTCAATTTGCTGCTGATGTAAACATGCAAGACTATCATGGTAGAACACCCTTGCACCATTGCATCACCGGTGGAAAAAATTCACTGGCGAAGTTTCTGTTGAGAAG GGGTGCTAGACCGTCAGTTAAAGATGCCGGCGGACTCACTGTACTTGAAAGAGCAATGGAGATGGGGGCAATAACCGACGAAGAACTATTCATCATGCTTGCTGAACACCAGTAA